A stretch of Methylogaea oryzae DNA encodes these proteins:
- a CDS encoding YfiR family protein, producing MAGGANRTDPAPAADAEGGYPLKAAFLFNFIQYVEWPDNKQGGAEFALCVLGQNPFGASLQPLQSKTALGLPVVVKEIRQASESHRCHMLFIAESERPQLPKVLADLAGAGVLTVGDADGYAEAGVMIGFVVRQHKLRFAINLDAAKNGNVRISAHLLRLAEIVRNADLKD from the coding sequence ATGGCGGGCGGGGCGAACCGCACCGATCCCGCGCCGGCGGCGGACGCCGAAGGCGGCTACCCATTGAAGGCCGCGTTTCTTTTCAATTTCATCCAGTACGTGGAATGGCCCGACAACAAGCAGGGCGGCGCCGAGTTCGCCTTGTGCGTGTTGGGCCAGAATCCGTTCGGCGCGTCGCTGCAGCCCTTGCAAAGCAAAACAGCCTTGGGCTTGCCGGTCGTGGTGAAGGAGATCAGGCAAGCCTCCGAGTCGCACCGTTGCCATATGCTGTTCATCGCCGAGTCCGAACGGCCCCAATTGCCGAAAGTCCTGGCCGACCTGGCCGGCGCCGGGGTCTTGACCGTGGGTGACGCGGACGGCTACGCCGAGGCCGGGGTGATGATCGGTTTTGTCGTGCGGCAACACAAATTGCGCTTTGCCATCAACCTCGACGCGGCAAAAAACGGTAATGTGCGGATAAGCGCCCATTTGCTGCGCTTGGCGGAAATTGTTCGGAACGCTGACCTTAAGGATTGA
- a CDS encoding TonB-dependent receptor plug domain-containing protein, which produces MDLSIQDLMEVDVTSASKAAKPLSKTPAAVTVISQEDIRRSGANSIPDVLRFVPGLQVAQMTNNLWSVSSRGFGGIYSNKLLVMVDGRSVYNPVYGGVYWDQQNIMLEDIDRIEVVRGPGATMWGSNAVNGIINIISKSAADTQGGLVSGGGGNQETAFGAARYGGKIGDNAYYRFYAKHNTRDNFDKVSDPRPLPRGQFAEVGFDNRDNNDRSKDNRGGFRLDWDATDKDSATFQGDFYQGDLDRRVANPQFAAPNTAMVNGTVRTSGENLLGRWKHRFDKNLSAETQAYWDHYRRDALIGVEDVHTYDLDTQFNYRWNDWNNIVAGGGYRYISDDLAGTDLVYYTPQKRKISNFNVFVQDDITLIPDTLDFMAGVKYEHNGFAGSQAQPSGRLLWTIDDSQRAWAAVSRAVRTAVRTDQDLNINFARMQLPGSCQTPNLRSTIQNNCEYRIVGNSAFGSEKEDSFELGYRFTPNQAWSFDVAGFYNRYSDLQTRQAGSAYVFDARTGSYYLPYAVRQDGSAETLGVEASVVWQATRDWRLSANYSHLRLFMHRRPGSNDTGVEASREGREAQNTAGIRSLFNLTETIELDGTAYYVDSRPYEISTMPGVHPGGYVRVDARIGWAPVANVQLDLIGQNLIDNRHLEYVDAQGLIPSEIPRSVFARAQWKF; this is translated from the coding sequence ATGGATCTGAGCATCCAGGATCTGATGGAGGTGGACGTCACGTCGGCCTCCAAGGCCGCGAAGCCCTTGTCGAAAACCCCGGCGGCCGTGACGGTGATTAGTCAAGAGGACATTCGCCGCTCCGGCGCCAACAGCATTCCCGACGTATTGCGCTTCGTGCCGGGACTGCAAGTGGCGCAGATGACCAACAACCTGTGGTCGGTATCCTCGCGTGGGTTCGGCGGCATATACAGCAACAAGCTGCTGGTCATGGTGGACGGCCGCAGCGTGTACAACCCGGTTTACGGCGGCGTGTATTGGGACCAGCAGAACATCATGCTGGAGGATATCGACCGGATCGAGGTGGTTCGCGGTCCCGGGGCCACCATGTGGGGCTCGAACGCCGTCAACGGCATTATCAATATCATCAGCAAATCGGCGGCGGATACCCAGGGCGGCCTGGTTTCCGGCGGCGGCGGTAATCAGGAAACCGCTTTCGGCGCGGCCCGTTACGGCGGAAAAATCGGCGATAACGCTTATTACCGCTTCTACGCCAAGCACAACACGCGCGACAATTTCGACAAGGTCAGCGATCCCCGTCCCTTGCCGCGCGGCCAGTTCGCCGAGGTGGGATTCGACAATCGCGACAACAACGACCGCAGCAAAGATAACCGCGGCGGCTTCCGCTTGGATTGGGACGCGACGGACAAGGACAGCGCGACTTTCCAAGGCGATTTTTACCAGGGCGATTTGGATCGCCGCGTGGCCAATCCGCAATTCGCCGCGCCGAATACCGCCATGGTCAACGGTACGGTACGCACCAGCGGCGAGAATCTATTGGGGCGTTGGAAACACCGCTTCGATAAGAATTTGAGCGCCGAAACCCAGGCCTACTGGGATCATTACCGGCGCGACGCGCTGATCGGCGTGGAGGACGTCCATACCTACGATTTGGATACCCAGTTCAATTATCGCTGGAACGACTGGAACAATATTGTCGCGGGGGGCGGCTACCGCTATATCAGCGACGATCTGGCCGGAACGGACTTGGTGTACTACACGCCGCAAAAGCGCAAGATCAGCAATTTCAACGTTTTTGTCCAGGACGACATCACACTGATTCCCGACACCCTCGATTTTATGGCGGGCGTCAAATACGAGCACAACGGCTTCGCCGGCTCCCAGGCCCAACCTTCCGGCCGTTTGTTGTGGACCATCGACGACAGCCAGCGCGCCTGGGCGGCGGTGAGCCGCGCCGTGCGCACGGCGGTGCGCACCGACCAGGACCTGAACATCAACTTCGCCCGCATGCAGTTGCCGGGTAGCTGCCAAACGCCCAACCTTCGCTCGACCATCCAAAACAATTGCGAATATCGCATTGTCGGCAATTCGGCTTTCGGATCGGAAAAGGAAGACAGTTTCGAGCTGGGTTACCGCTTTACGCCCAACCAGGCGTGGTCCTTCGATGTGGCGGGATTCTACAATCGCTACAGCGACTTGCAGACGAGACAGGCCGGTTCCGCCTATGTGTTCGACGCCCGGACGGGCAGTTATTACCTGCCGTACGCGGTGCGCCAGGACGGTAGCGCGGAAACCCTGGGGGTGGAGGCCTCGGTGGTGTGGCAGGCGACCCGCGATTGGCGTTTGTCGGCCAATTACAGTCATTTACGCTTGTTTATGCATCGTCGGCCGGGCAGCAACGATACCGGCGTGGAAGCGTCTCGCGAAGGCCGCGAAGCGCAAAACACGGCGGGCATCCGTTCCTTGTTCAACCTCACCGAAACGATAGAGTTGGACGGCACGGCCTATTACGTCGACAGCCGGCCCTACGAAATCAGCACCATGCCGGGCGTGCATCCCGGGGGATACGTTCGGGTCGATGCGCGTATCGGCTGGGCGCCGGTTGCCAATGTGCAACTGGATTTGATCGGGCAGAATCTCATCGACAACCGCCATTTGGAATACGTCGATGCCCAGGGATTAATTCCTTCGGAGATTCCGCGTAGCGTGTTCGCCCGCGCCCAATGGAAGTTTTAG